The following proteins are encoded in a genomic region of Opisthocomus hoazin isolate bOpiHoa1 chromosome 4, bOpiHoa1.hap1, whole genome shotgun sequence:
- the UBE2G2 gene encoding ubiquitin-conjugating enzyme E2 G2 isoform X1 codes for MAGTALKRLMAEYKQLTLNPPEGIVAGPMNEENFFEWEALIMGPEDTCFEYGVFPAILSFPLDYPLSPPKMRFTCEMFHPNIYPDGRVCISILHAPGDDPMGYESSAERWSPVQSVEKILLSVVSMLAEPNDESGANVDASKMWREDREQFNKIAKQIVQKSLGL; via the exons ATGGCGGGGACGGCGCTGAAGCGGCTGATGGCCGAGTACAAGC agcTGACCCTGAACCCACCGGAGGGGATAGTAGCAG gTCCCATGAATGAAGAGAACTTCTTTGAATGGGAAGCTCTGATTAT GGGTCCTGAAGACACCTGTTTCGAGTATGGTGTTTTCCCTGCTATTCTGAGCTTTCCACTCGACTACCCGCTAAGCCCTCCGAAGATGAGGTTCACGTGCGAGATGTTCCATCCGAACA TTTACCCAGATGGGAGAGTTTGCATCTCTATTCTTCATGCTCCTGGGGATGATCCCATGGGATATGAGAGCAGTGCTGAGCGGTGGAGTCCCGTGCAGAGTGTGGAAAAGATCCTCTTGTCGGTTGTTAGCATGCTGGCAG AGCCAAATGATGAAAGTGGAGCCAATGTAGACGCCTCCAAGATGTGGCGGGAAGACAGAGAACAATTTAATAAAATTGCCAAGCAGATTGTGCAGAAGTCACTTGGACTATAA
- the UBE2G2 gene encoding ubiquitin-conjugating enzyme E2 G2 isoform X2, with the protein MNEENFFEWEALIMGPEDTCFEYGVFPAILSFPLDYPLSPPKMRFTCEMFHPNIYPDGRVCISILHAPGDDPMGYESSAERWSPVQSVEKILLSVVSMLAEPNDESGANVDASKMWREDREQFNKIAKQIVQKSLGL; encoded by the exons ATGAATGAAGAGAACTTCTTTGAATGGGAAGCTCTGATTAT GGGTCCTGAAGACACCTGTTTCGAGTATGGTGTTTTCCCTGCTATTCTGAGCTTTCCACTCGACTACCCGCTAAGCCCTCCGAAGATGAGGTTCACGTGCGAGATGTTCCATCCGAACA TTTACCCAGATGGGAGAGTTTGCATCTCTATTCTTCATGCTCCTGGGGATGATCCCATGGGATATGAGAGCAGTGCTGAGCGGTGGAGTCCCGTGCAGAGTGTGGAAAAGATCCTCTTGTCGGTTGTTAGCATGCTGGCAG AGCCAAATGATGAAAGTGGAGCCAATGTAGACGCCTCCAAGATGTGGCGGGAAGACAGAGAACAATTTAATAAAATTGCCAAGCAGATTGTGCAGAAGTCACTTGGACTATAA
- the SUMO3 gene encoding small ubiquitin-related modifier 3 yields the protein MSEEKPKEGVKTENDHINLKVAGQDGSVVQFKIKRHTPLSKLMKAYCERQGLSMRQIRFRFDGQPINETDTPAQLEMEDEDTIDVFQQQTGGVC from the exons ATGTCGGAGGAGAAGCCCAAG GAAGGCGTGAAAACGGAGAACGACCACATCAACCTGAAAGTGGCGGGGCAGGACGGCTCCGTGGTGCAGTTCAAGATCAAGCGGCACACCCCGCTCAGCAAGCTGATGAAGGCCTACTGCGAGCGGCAG GGCTTGTCGATGAGGCAGATTAGATTCAGATTTGATGGACAACCAATTAACGAAACAGACACACCTGCACAG CTGGAGATGGAAGATGAAGACACTATCGATGTGTTCCAACAGCAGACGGGTGGAGTGTGTTAA